One window of Amaranthus tricolor cultivar Red isolate AtriRed21 chromosome 13, ASM2621246v1, whole genome shotgun sequence genomic DNA carries:
- the LOC130797751 gene encoding protein FLOWERING LOCUS D: MSENSYSFFSSLNDNLLEFDRYVNPNPNPNSNSNPISNQISNLSPNNQIDPSNFVSQSLSDFNVSSSEPSNASNLLTLTIPRKRRRGRPRSTTSSIPSYKQVFSIPQIYENSINASSSSSGNRSINGSFNARFARPNLQMEYSSTDLSEEIIVINREATAEALTALTAGFPADSLTDEEIDAGVLPVVGGIEQVNYILIRNHIITKWRENVSNWVAKETFLDIIPKHCHWLLDTAYDFLVSHGYVNFGVAPAIKERFPAEPTKGSIIIIGAGLAGLAAARQLLRFGFKVTVLEGRKRAGGRVYTKKMEGLNKSAAADLGGSVLTGTLGNPLGILARQLSYPLHKVRDKCPLYRVDGSTVDPVLDSKVETSFNKLLDKASRLRQLMGDVSQDVSLGAALETFREVYGDAVTDEEMNLYNWHLANLEYANAGLLSKLSLAFWDQDDPYDMGGDHCFLSGGNGRLVQALAENVPIMYEKTVTLVRYGSDGVQVTAGNQVFEGEMALCTVPLGVLKCGSIKFVPELPQRKLDGIKRLGFGCLNKVAMLFPHVFWGTDLDTFGHLSDDPLRRGEFFLFYSYATVAGGPLLLALVAGEAAHKFESMPPTDAVTHVLQILRGIYEPQGITVPEPIQTVCTRWGSDPFCLGSYSNVAVGASGDDYDILAESVGDGRLFFAGEATTRRYPATMHGAFLSGLREAANMAHYASSRALNLKVELCPSRNAHTCASLLADLFREPDLEFGSFSVIFEKDNPDPKSSAILRVTFTEPRKKGHEGSKADVLHSKKLLFQQLQSHFNEKQQVHVHTLLSRQQAFELREVRGGDDMRLYYLSEKLGIKLVGRKGLGPTADAVIASIKAERGSRKTVSPSVAVKSEGMSRPKGTSEKRRMIRKAKVIRTGSVPVPATTGGNHVGLLPYSKGEGNGLNTPVKVPVSQISSISSEATEKADVPTSSEVADREYGLSSSVTPSMDVVSDVTAMRSLNLSIDNRAEHKVGSSEFF, from the exons ATGTCAGAAAACAGCTACtctttcttctcttctctcAATGATAACCTCCTGGAATTCGACCGTTATgttaaccctaaccctaaccctaactctAATTCTAATCCTATTTCCAACCAAATTTCAAACCTAAGTCCTAATAATCAAATTGACCCTTCAAATTTTGTTTCACAATCCCTTTCAGACTTCAATGTCAGTTCCTCTGAGCCTAGTAATGCAAGCAATCTTCTCACTCTTACTATCCCCCGCAAACGACGTCGTGGGAGGCCTCGAAGCACTACTTCCTCAATTCCTTCTTACAAGCAGGTATTTTCAATTCCTCAGATTTATGAAAATTCTATTAATgctagtagtagtagtagtggTAATCGTTCTATTAATGGTAGTTTTAATGCGCGATTTGCGAGACCAAATTTGCAAATGGAGTATAGTTCAACAGATTTGTCAGAGGAGATTATTGTGATTAATAGGGAAGCCACTGCCGAGGCGCTGACTGCCCTTACGGCTGGGTTTCCTGCGGATTCTCTCACCGATGAGGAGATTGATGCAGGAGTGTTACCTGTTGTTGGGGGGATTGAACAGgttaattatattttgattaGGAATCATATAATAACAAAATGGAGAGAAAATGTGTCCAATTGGGTTGCAAAAGAGACGTTTCTTGATATTATTCCCAAACATTGTCATTGGCTTTTAGATACTGCATATGATTTCTTGGTGTCTCATGGGTATGTTAATTTTGGGGTTGCACCAGCGATAAAGGAGAGGTTTCCAGCTGAACCCACCAAGGGAAGTATCATTATTATTGGGGCAGGGTTAGCTGGATTGGCTGCTGCAAGGCAGTTGTTGCGGTTTGGTTTTAAAGTGACTGTTTTGGAGGGAAGGAAGCGTGCTGGAGGTAGGGTGTATACGAAGAAGATGGAGGGTTTGAATAAGAGTGCTGCTGCTGATTTAGGTGGGAGTGTTTTAACAGGTACATTAGGCAATCCTCTCGGGATTTTGGCAAGGCAGTTGTCGTATCCACTCCACAAGGTGAGGGACAAGTGTCCACTTTATAGAGTTGATGGATCAACAGTTGACCCTGTCTTGGATTCTAAGGTGGAAACTTCTTTTAATAAGCTTTTAGATAAAGCTAGTCGCTTGCGGCAATTGATGGGGGATGTTTCGCAGGATGTTTCCTTAGGGGCTGCCTTAGAGACCTTTCGTGAAGTTTATGGGGATGCAGTGACTGATGAAGAGATGAACTTGTATAATTGGCACCTTGCTAATTTGGAGTATGCAAATGCTGGTTTGCTGTCAAAGCTTTCTCTTGCCTTTTGGGATCAAGATGACCCGTATGATATGGGTGGGGATCATTGTTTCTTGTCTGGTGGAAATGGTAGGTTAGTGCAAGCTTTAGCAGAAAATGTACCAATCATGTATGAAAAGACAGTTACTTTGGTTAGATACGGTAGTGATGGAGTTCAGGTTACTGCTGGGAACCAAGTTTTTGAAGGTGAAATGGCTCTGTGCACCGTGCCGTTGGGGGTTCTGAAATGTGGTTCCATTAAATTTGTACCTGAGCTACCTCAGAGGAAGCTTGATGGAATAAAGAGGTTGGGTTTTGGGTGTTTGAACAAAGTTGCCATGCTCTTCCCCCATGTCTTTTGGGGCACAGATCTTGATACATTTGGTCATCTCTCTGATGACCCCCTCCGTCGGGgtgaattttttcttttctacaGTTATGCAACTGTTGCGGGTGGACCCCTTTTATTAGCTTTAGTTGCTGGAGAAGCTGCCCACAAGTTTGAGTCAATGCCTCCTACTGATGCTGTGACGCATGTTCTTCAGATCCTCAGGG GAATTTATGAGCCACAAGGAATCACTGTCCCAGAACCTATTCAAACAGTCTGCACAAGATGGGGCAGTGACCCCTTTTGTTTAGGATCTTACTCCAATGTGGCAGTGGGTGCTTCTGGAGATGACTATGATATATTAGCAGAAAGTGTGGGAGATGGTAGACTATTTTTTGCTGGAGAGGCAACAACAAGGAGATACCCTGCAACAATGCATGGAGCCTTTCTCAGTGGGCTTCGTGAAGCTGCCAACATGGCACATTATGCTAGTTCACGCGCATTAAATTTAAAGGTTGAGTTGTGTCCGTCTAGGAATGCTCATACTTGTGCTTCACTTCTTGCTGATCTTTTCAGGGAGCCTGATCTAGAATTTGGGAGCTTTTCTGTTATCTTTGAGAAGGATAATCCTGATCCCAAATCAAGTGCTATACTCAGGGTCACATTCACTGAACCTCGAAAGAAAGGCCATGAGGGTTCCAAAGCAGATGTGTTGCATTCAAAAAAATTGCTCTTCCAGCAGCTTCAGTCACATTTTAATGAGAAGCAACAAGTTCATGTTCACACATTGTTATCAAGACAACAAGCATTTGAGCTAAGAGAAGTTAGAGGTGGTGATGATATGAGGTTATATTACCTCTCTGAAAAACTTGGGATTAAGCTGGTGGGAAGGAAAGGTCTCGGCCCAACCGCAGATGCTGTCATTGCATCCATAAAAGCTGAAAGGGGCAGTCGCAAAACTGTTTCACCTTCTGTAGCTGTTAAATCAG AAGGAATGTCAAGACCCAAAGGAACTTCTGAAAAGCGGAGGATGATTAG GAAAGCAAAAGTAATTAGAACCGGCAGTGTTCCGGTGCCAGCTACTACTGGGGGAAATCATGTTGGCCTCCTGCCCTATTCTAAAGGGGAAGGCAATGGCTTAAACACCCCTGTTAAAGTACCGGTTAGTCAGATCTCTTCAATCTCGTCCGAGGCTACTGAAAAAGCTGACGTGCCAACTTCTTCTGAAGTAGCAGACCGTGAATATGGTTTGTCTTCATCTGTTACTCCAAGTATGGATGTTGTCTCCGATGTTACTGCTATGCGGAGTCTAAACCTGTCAATTGACAATCGAGCAGAACACAAAGTTGGGTcatctgaatttttttga